A single Thermaerobacter sp. FW80 DNA region contains:
- a CDS encoding LutB/LldF family L-lactate oxidation iron-sulfur protein has product MHSAPFDHHQAGTAPTRSMAGSLGNTPGSSGGPAGATPSPAHGPSHGPALSSTTQPASLSHRPPAEPFHQRAAAALRDDFLRVAVPRATYRQHYGREQALAQLGDPLKWRERARTIRARTIAQLDRYLDQAIAAVQARGGHVHRAATAGEAVEAILGIIHRAGARRVVKSKSMVTEEIHLNPHLEAAGIEVVETDLGEYIIQLAGHRPSHIVAPAVHLSQQQIREIFSREAGRPLPDDAVALAAFARQQLRQKFLRADVGISGVNFLVAESGTVVLVTNEGNGRMVTSLPRIHIAVMGMERVVPTWADLAVLLEVLARSATGQKITVYTTFVGGPRRPGEADGPEEFHLVIVDNGRSNLLGTRFQEALHCIRCGACLNACPVYRQIGGHPYGGVYSGPIGAVITPLLGGLDGWDDLPYASSLCGACHEACPVMIPLHDLLVDLREEVVNRGRSGQAPTGNDDATAAGTKGLHDHAERWAFRLWRWVFSDPRRYRLAARLAAWVQVPWLDAESHTRDEPAAGLMVGAVLRGEPGPLGAWTASRDFPAVASRPFHARWAALAREVDPGPAGSQDAEPGGNRGPSLTPASAEAGPPARDAAAIQPQPAPTTRSQGTAEAPSHPRSGARFDDGSRPENGSGKGSEAGSEPRTPGRAMARCLAPAAPASTPFPVVASGPTAGLPRADHPGPDPSGWPERFGRELEAVHGTWTRVHGGTPEAVAAACAAACAAFVRSRSLRRVVAWDPAAPDLPEGAGPVLEGVLHALEEAGCQIARWREDRPRHAPLSLREAAATANLGIVVAHFAVAASGTVAVVHGPGRGRAVSLLPEHLLILVPAAVMVPTLAEAIAGLIDRYGVADPTTAPQNVTFITGPSKSSDIELHPVVGVHGPRHVHAVIYGTQ; this is encoded by the coding sequence ATGCACAGCGCACCATTCGATCACCATCAGGCGGGAACGGCGCCGACTCGCAGCATGGCTGGCAGCCTCGGAAACACGCCCGGCAGTTCCGGCGGCCCGGCCGGCGCCACCCCAAGCCCCGCCCACGGCCCCAGCCATGGCCCCGCCCTGAGCAGCACCACGCAACCCGCCAGCCTCTCCCACCGTCCCCCCGCCGAGCCCTTCCACCAGCGAGCCGCCGCGGCCCTGCGGGACGACTTCCTCCGCGTCGCCGTCCCCCGCGCCACCTACCGCCAGCACTACGGCCGCGAGCAGGCGCTGGCCCAGTTGGGCGATCCCCTCAAGTGGCGGGAGCGGGCCCGGACCATCCGCGCCCGCACCATCGCCCAGCTCGACCGGTACCTGGACCAGGCCATCGCCGCGGTCCAGGCCCGGGGCGGCCACGTCCACCGGGCGGCGACGGCGGGTGAGGCGGTAGAGGCGATCCTGGGTATCATCCACCGGGCCGGCGCCCGCCGGGTCGTCAAGTCGAAATCGATGGTGACGGAAGAGATCCATCTGAACCCCCACCTGGAGGCGGCGGGCATCGAGGTGGTGGAGACCGACCTGGGGGAGTACATCATCCAGCTGGCCGGTCACCGGCCCTCCCACATCGTGGCGCCGGCCGTGCACCTGTCCCAGCAGCAGATCCGGGAGATCTTCAGCCGCGAGGCGGGCCGCCCCCTCCCCGACGACGCCGTCGCCCTGGCCGCCTTCGCCCGCCAGCAGCTGCGCCAGAAGTTCCTCCGCGCCGACGTCGGCATCTCCGGGGTCAACTTCCTGGTGGCGGAGTCGGGCACCGTTGTGCTGGTGACCAACGAGGGCAACGGCCGCATGGTCACCTCCCTGCCCCGGATCCACATCGCCGTCATGGGCATGGAGCGGGTCGTGCCCACCTGGGCCGACCTGGCCGTGCTCCTGGAGGTCCTGGCCCGCAGCGCCACCGGCCAGAAGATCACCGTCTACACCACCTTCGTGGGCGGGCCGCGGCGTCCCGGCGAGGCCGACGGACCCGAGGAGTTCCACCTGGTCATCGTCGACAACGGGCGGTCGAACCTGCTGGGCACCCGCTTCCAGGAGGCCCTGCACTGCATCCGCTGCGGCGCCTGCCTGAACGCCTGCCCCGTGTACCGGCAGATCGGGGGCCATCCCTACGGGGGCGTCTACAGCGGGCCGATCGGGGCGGTGATCACGCCGCTGCTGGGCGGCCTGGACGGCTGGGACGACCTGCCCTATGCCTCCAGCCTCTGCGGCGCCTGCCACGAGGCCTGCCCGGTGATGATCCCCCTGCACGATCTTCTGGTCGACCTGCGGGAAGAGGTGGTGAACCGGGGGCGGTCCGGTCAGGCGCCCACCGGCAACGACGACGCCACAGCGGCGGGCACGAAGGGCCTCCACGACCACGCGGAGCGATGGGCCTTCCGCCTGTGGCGGTGGGTCTTTTCTGACCCGCGGCGGTACCGGCTGGCGGCCCGGTTGGCCGCGTGGGTGCAGGTGCCGTGGCTCGATGCGGAATCCCACACCAGGGACGAACCGGCGGCCGGGCTAATGGTCGGGGCCGTCCTCCGCGGCGAGCCGGGCCCCCTGGGTGCCTGGACGGCCTCCCGCGACTTCCCGGCCGTCGCCTCCCGGCCCTTCCATGCTCGCTGGGCCGCCCTAGCCCGGGAGGTGGATCCCGGCCCCGCAGGGTCCCAGGACGCCGAGCCCGGGGGCAACCGCGGTCCATCCCTCACGCCCGCCTCCGCCGAAGCCGGCCCACCGGCCAGGGACGCAGCTGCGATCCAGCCGCAGCCCGCGCCGACGACCCGGTCCCAAGGTACGGCCGAGGCGCCGTCGCACCCCCGCTCCGGAGCCCGGTTCGACGACGGGTCCCGGCCTGAGAACGGATCCGGGAAGGGATCCGAGGCCGGGTCCGAGCCCCGGACCCCGGGCCGGGCGATGGCTCGGTGCCTGGCGCCCGCTGCACCTGCCTCCACCCCCTTCCCCGTGGTGGCGTCCGGTCCCACCGCCGGCTTGCCGCGGGCGGACCACCCGGGCCCCGACCCCTCCGGCTGGCCCGAGCGCTTTGGCCGGGAGTTGGAGGCTGTCCACGGCACTTGGACCCGCGTCCACGGCGGAACGCCCGAAGCCGTTGCGGCGGCCTGCGCGGCCGCCTGTGCCGCATTCGTCCGGTCCCGCAGCCTGCGCCGGGTGGTGGCCTGGGACCCCGCCGCCCCGGACCTGCCGGAGGGCGCCGGGCCGGTCCTGGAAGGCGTGCTTCACGCCCTGGAAGAAGCCGGCTGCCAGATCGCCCGTTGGCGGGAAGACCGGCCGCGGCATGCTCCGTTGAGCCTGCGTGAGGCGGCGGCCACGGCGAATCTGGGCATCGTGGTGGCCCACTTCGCCGTCGCCGCCAGCGGCACCGTGGCGGTGGTGCACGGTCCGGGCCGGGGCCGGGCGGTGAGCCTGCTCCCTGAACACCTGCTGATCCTGGTGCCCGCGGCCGTCATGGTGCCCACTCTGGCCGAGGCCATCGCCGGCCTTATCGATCGATACGGAGTCGCCGACCCCACCACCGCCCCCCAGAACGTCACCTTCATCACAGGTCCCAGCAAGTCGTCGGACATCGAGCTGCACCCGGTGGTGGGGGTCCACGGGCCGCGACACGTCCACGCCGTGATCTACGGAACGCAATGA
- the serS gene encoding serine--tRNA ligase produces the protein MIDPELLRKDPERIREAARLKGFDPETVDLAVTLDRRRRELLAVVERLRAERNALSKRIGSLPPEERHAALTRATVLKERLAQLEPELRDVQNRLQHLLLCLPNPPAPSSPVGSSDEDNVEVRRWGQPPSFPFPPRDHMELGQLLGIIETERAVKMAGSRAYFLKNEGALLEWAVLRFAVDLLLRRGYTLLAPPVLVRDEAMTATGYFPLGREEVYRLERDELNLVGTAEVPLVAYHMDETLEENELPRRYCALSPCFRREVGSAGRDVHGLYRVHQFFKVEQVIICEADPDASRRYHEELLKNAEDILQALELPYRVVQVCTGEMGQGQVLKHDIETWMPSRGRYGETHSCSSFHDFQARRARIRYRDRNGRVRYAYTLNNTAVASPRILIPLLEIHQREDGSVRIPEALRPYMGGLEALAPRIA, from the coding sequence GTGATCGATCCGGAACTGCTTCGCAAGGATCCCGAGCGCATCCGCGAAGCGGCCCGACTCAAGGGCTTCGACCCTGAAACGGTAGACCTGGCGGTCACCCTGGACCGGCGCCGGCGCGAGCTCCTCGCCGTCGTCGAGCGCCTGCGGGCGGAGCGCAATGCCCTATCCAAGAGGATCGGTAGCCTGCCCCCGGAGGAGCGTCACGCGGCCCTCACCCGCGCGACCGTGCTCAAGGAGCGGTTGGCACAGCTGGAACCCGAGCTGCGGGACGTCCAGAACCGGCTCCAGCACCTCCTGCTGTGCCTGCCAAACCCGCCTGCGCCCTCGTCCCCGGTAGGTTCATCCGACGAAGACAACGTCGAGGTCCGCCGGTGGGGCCAGCCGCCCTCGTTTCCCTTCCCGCCACGCGACCACATGGAACTCGGGCAGCTGCTGGGGATCATCGAGACGGAGCGGGCGGTGAAAATGGCGGGTTCCCGCGCCTATTTCCTGAAGAACGAGGGGGCCCTCCTCGAATGGGCCGTCCTCCGATTCGCCGTCGACCTGTTGCTTCGGCGGGGCTATACGTTGCTGGCACCACCGGTGCTGGTCCGGGACGAGGCCATGACGGCCACGGGGTACTTCCCGCTGGGACGCGAGGAGGTGTACCGGCTCGAGCGGGACGAGCTGAACCTGGTCGGCACCGCCGAAGTCCCGCTGGTGGCTTACCACATGGATGAGACCCTCGAGGAGAACGAATTGCCCCGGCGCTACTGCGCACTCTCCCCGTGCTTTCGACGCGAGGTCGGCAGCGCGGGCCGCGACGTCCACGGCCTTTACCGGGTCCACCAGTTCTTCAAGGTGGAGCAGGTGATCATCTGCGAGGCCGATCCCGACGCCTCCCGCCGCTACCACGAGGAACTCCTGAAAAATGCCGAGGACATCCTGCAGGCCCTCGAACTACCCTACCGGGTCGTGCAAGTCTGTACGGGCGAGATGGGACAGGGACAGGTCTTGAAACACGACATCGAGACCTGGATGCCCAGCCGCGGCCGGTACGGAGAAACCCATTCGTGTTCCAGCTTCCACGACTTCCAGGCGCGCCGCGCTCGCATCCGCTACCGGGACAGGAACGGGCGGGTCCGGTACGCCTACACCCTGAACAATACCGCCGTCGCGTCGCCCCGGATCCTGATCCCGCTCCTGGAGATCCACCAGCGGGAAGACGGCAGCGTCCGCATCCCGGAGGCACTCCGGCCCTACATGGGCGGCTTGGAGGCGCTGGCCCCCCGGATTGCGTAA
- the fadH gene encoding 2,4-dienoyl-CoA reductase, giving the protein MLPPGTLQDRVAIITGGGTGLGKAMALEFTRLGARVVLASRKPENLEKAAAEIAERGGEALTVPTDVRDPEQVDRMVQAALDRFGRIDILVNNAAGNFVCPAEELSVNGWNAVVNIVLHGTFYCTRAVARHWIAQGRGGNILNIIATYAWTGGPGTVHSAAAKAGVLAMTRTLAVEWAPKGIRVNCIAPGPVDGTGAAPQLWPTEEARQAVLRSIPLGRMGRPEEIAHAAAYLVSDYAGFITGEVLTIDGGQWLGRGVFKGQRR; this is encoded by the coding sequence GTGCTGCCGCCAGGCACGCTACAGGACCGCGTCGCCATCATCACCGGGGGAGGAACCGGCCTCGGCAAGGCCATGGCCCTGGAGTTCACCCGTCTGGGGGCGCGGGTGGTGCTCGCCAGCCGCAAGCCCGAGAACCTGGAGAAGGCCGCTGCCGAGATCGCCGAGCGGGGCGGCGAGGCCCTGACCGTCCCCACCGACGTCCGCGACCCGGAGCAGGTCGACCGGATGGTCCAGGCCGCCCTGGACCGCTTTGGCCGGATCGACATCCTGGTCAACAACGCCGCCGGCAACTTCGTGTGCCCTGCCGAGGAGCTCTCCGTCAACGGCTGGAACGCCGTCGTCAACATCGTGCTGCACGGGACCTTCTACTGCACCCGGGCCGTCGCCCGGCACTGGATCGCCCAGGGCCGGGGCGGCAACATCTTGAACATCATCGCCACCTACGCCTGGACGGGCGGGCCCGGCACGGTCCACTCGGCGGCGGCCAAGGCCGGGGTTCTGGCCATGACCCGCACCCTGGCCGTGGAGTGGGCGCCCAAGGGGATCCGGGTCAACTGCATCGCCCCCGGGCCCGTCGACGGCACGGGTGCCGCACCCCAGCTCTGGCCCACGGAAGAGGCCCGCCAGGCGGTGCTGCGCTCCATCCCCCTGGGCCGCATGGGCCGGCCCGAAGAGATCGCCCATGCCGCAGCCTACCTGGTGTCCGACTACGCCGGGTTCATCACCGGCGAGGTGCTGACCATCGACGGCGGGCAGTGGCTGGGGCGGGGCGTGTTCAAGGGCCAGAGGCGATGA
- a CDS encoding ABC transporter ATP-binding protein — MGISLTKNGGQGVAIRLTEVHKAIEGRPILKGVNLEVSYGEIVAIIGPNGSGKSLLLRIVSGLAYADEGEVVTGGQVIKAGLLGPLPEVGLMIEAPGFLPYLSGRDNLRLLATLRGRVGEAAIEAAMRAVGLDPRDRRPVRAYSMGMRQRLGIAQAIMEEPKILLLDEPTNGLDPEFTEEFLEMLRQRREYGVAILLTSHELHEVAAIASRTLRLVDGRLADGGLK, encoded by the coding sequence GTGGGGATATCATTGACTAAGAATGGGGGACAAGGCGTAGCTATTCGGCTCACTGAGGTACATAAGGCAATTGAGGGACGACCGATCTTAAAAGGTGTAAACCTTGAGGTGTCGTATGGGGAGATTGTTGCTATTATCGGGCCTAATGGGTCAGGCAAATCGTTGTTGTTGCGGATCGTTAGCGGCTTGGCATACGCTGATGAGGGCGAAGTGGTCACAGGTGGCCAGGTGATTAAGGCGGGTCTGCTTGGGCCGCTTCCGGAAGTTGGACTCATGATAGAGGCGCCGGGGTTCTTACCGTACTTGTCGGGAAGGGACAACTTACGCTTACTGGCGACATTACGCGGACGGGTGGGCGAGGCGGCCATTGAAGCCGCCATGCGCGCAGTGGGGCTAGATCCGCGCGACCGCCGGCCGGTCAGGGCTTATTCAATGGGCATGCGGCAACGTCTCGGCATCGCCCAGGCCATTATGGAAGAGCCAAAGATCTTGTTGTTGGATGAACCAACGAACGGGCTTGATCCAGAATTTACAGAGGAGTTCTTAGAGATGCTTCGCCAAAGGCGCGAGTACGGTGTGGCAATTCTCTTGACTTCGCACGAACTGCATGAGGTGGCGGCAATCGCATCGCGGACTCTAAGACTAGTGGATGGCCGGCTAGCGGATGGGGGTCTGAAGTGA
- a CDS encoding NUDIX hydrolase → MDHSTGRTTLVAAVTAETIALEVHWGREVYYLEVSDGAVRYRETTRWDRNASYIENLLDLDKLVGDLRSWYRTRYPSLGSRSVLAELEFDNHQLTVRRCTERATPRPAPWTLEERWPRGAAWYAKWSETRFVWGAFDCEGVVACVDDWHGHPDEPATGGRDPHRSGHPAAILLTGRRPLWENGRLAALLRQGRPVVVLDAEDGFHLAPRHDRLPPPGVPRDRFGYMSVAWLPAQALVGRTVRVIADGQQGILLVRRPDRPAHAPVIRGVTHDKTHDHDKTHDKEDALGNAPHPTGAGNAGDRARSAQDRRRTDLLPASRHRVTLTPLPKEFIPPFEQVTSVGVIAFTREGKVAVTLQSRGFDIPGGHVQRGDRSLEETARREALEEARVTLSKVEYLGALRSNYYSEPTYIVLMAAMVEQVLPFVPSPDHWLRLFLTPEQFASVYSAGDRERMQAAVRQARALFFP, encoded by the coding sequence ATGGACCACTCCACGGGCAGGACAACCCTGGTCGCCGCGGTGACCGCCGAGACCATCGCCCTCGAGGTCCACTGGGGCCGCGAGGTTTACTATCTGGAGGTCTCGGACGGTGCCGTGCGCTACCGGGAGACCACGCGCTGGGACCGCAATGCTTCGTACATCGAGAACCTGCTGGACCTGGACAAGCTGGTCGGGGATCTCCGGAGCTGGTACCGGACGAGGTACCCGTCCCTGGGGTCCCGGTCCGTTCTGGCCGAGCTGGAGTTCGACAACCACCAGTTGACCGTCAGGCGCTGCACCGAGCGGGCCACGCCGCGCCCGGCCCCCTGGACCCTGGAAGAACGGTGGCCCCGGGGAGCGGCATGGTATGCGAAGTGGAGCGAGACGCGGTTCGTGTGGGGTGCCTTCGACTGCGAGGGTGTCGTGGCCTGCGTCGATGATTGGCATGGCCACCCGGACGAACCGGCCACCGGCGGGCGGGACCCCCATCGGAGCGGCCATCCCGCCGCGATCCTGCTCACCGGGCGCCGGCCCCTGTGGGAGAACGGGCGACTGGCTGCCCTGTTGCGTCAGGGCCGGCCGGTCGTGGTGCTCGATGCGGAGGACGGCTTCCATCTCGCCCCGCGGCATGACCGGCTGCCTCCCCCGGGGGTCCCCAGGGACCGCTTCGGCTACATGTCCGTCGCCTGGCTTCCGGCCCAGGCGCTGGTGGGCCGGACCGTGCGGGTCATCGCCGACGGGCAACAGGGTATCCTCCTCGTACGTCGCCCTGACCGTCCAGCCCATGCACCCGTGATACGTGGCGTGACCCACGATAAGACCCACGATCACGATAAGACCCACGATAAGGAAGACGCCTTGGGGAACGCGCCCCACCCGACCGGTGCCGGGAACGCCGGTGACCGGGCCCGTTCGGCGCAGGACCGGCGGCGCACCGACCTGCTGCCGGCCAGCCGCCACCGGGTCACCCTGACTCCCCTGCCGAAAGAGTTCATACCCCCCTTCGAGCAGGTCACCAGCGTGGGGGTCATCGCTTTCACCCGGGAGGGAAAGGTCGCGGTCACCCTGCAATCCCGGGGCTTTGACATCCCCGGCGGCCACGTTCAGCGGGGCGACCGCAGCCTGGAGGAAACGGCCCGGCGGGAAGCCCTGGAGGAAGCCAGGGTGACCCTGAGCAAGGTGGAGTACCTGGGCGCTCTTCGCTCGAACTACTACTCCGAGCCGACCTATATCGTGCTGATGGCGGCCATGGTGGAACAGGTCCTGCCCTTCGTACCGTCACCGGATCACTGGCTGCGGCTCTTTCTGACCCCCGAGCAGTTCGCGTCGGTGTACTCGGCGGGGGACCGGGAGCGGATGCAGGCGGCCGTACGACAGGCCCGGGCCTTGTTCTTCCCATAG
- a CDS encoding transposase, whose protein sequence is MPEELRSRQSRLERLKACKRRLEDEAAREAARQQARIEERKAQEQATGKKRRGRKPKAPDASVDPAAKANVTDPDSRIMKTRQGFGQGYNAQAVVTEDQLIVAAAVTQDANDVGQLHPMLQQAQANLRAAGVNKPIRAVVADAGYWSEANVKQAPAEGPELFLATSKEWKHRQAVKDAPPPRGRIPKGLSLRERMERKLRTRRGQAIYAKRSQTVEPVFGQIKTVRGADRFLRRGLAACDSEWKLLCLTHNLLKLWRRVRERSATLPFGCTEAGLA, encoded by the coding sequence TTGCCGGAGGAACTGCGCTCCCGCCAGAGCCGGCTGGAGCGGCTGAAGGCATGCAAGCGGCGGCTGGAGGACGAGGCGGCCCGGGAAGCGGCCCGGCAGCAGGCCCGCATCGAGGAGCGGAAGGCGCAGGAGCAGGCGACCGGCAAGAAGCGGCGGGGGCGCAAGCCGAAGGCGCCGGATGCCTCGGTGGATCCGGCGGCGAAGGCGAACGTCACGGACCCGGACAGCCGGATCATGAAGACCCGGCAGGGCTTTGGGCAAGGGTACAACGCCCAGGCGGTGGTCACGGAGGACCAACTCATCGTGGCCGCGGCGGTGACGCAGGACGCCAACGACGTGGGCCAACTGCACCCGATGCTCCAGCAGGCGCAAGCCAACCTGCGGGCTGCGGGCGTCAACAAGCCCATCCGCGCCGTGGTGGCCGACGCGGGGTACTGGAGCGAGGCGAACGTGAAGCAGGCGCCGGCCGAGGGGCCGGAGCTGTTCCTGGCGACGAGCAAGGAGTGGAAGCATCGTCAGGCGGTGAAGGATGCACCCCCTCCGCGAGGCCGGATCCCCAAGGGGCTGAGCCTGCGGGAGCGGATGGAACGCAAGCTGCGGACCCGGCGAGGGCAGGCGATCTACGCCAAGCGCAGCCAGACCGTGGAGCCGGTGTTCGGGCAGATCAAGACCGTGCGAGGCGCCGACCGGTTCCTCCGTCGGGGTCTGGCGGCGTGTGACAGCGAGTGGAAGCTGCTCTGCCTGACCCACAACTTGCTGAAGCTCTGGCGGAGGGTCAGGGAGCGATCCGCCACCTTGCCCTTTGGATGTACGGAGGCGGGCTTGGCGTAG
- a CDS encoding IS1182 family transposase, producing the protein MLGRLDQQRNFFDEILFNHMLPADHPLLDIDRAVDFSFVEEETADLYSADQGRPSYPPEQLVRILFLAVWANLSDVQVCQQLRYNVLYRYFCRLGWEDAIPDDTTLVRFRQRLGEARWQRLLHRLVEQARAKGCLKGRWLVMDSSPVVAHAAARTRVQLLREGRQRLLQAVRQAAPPVAKELEALAEPVPDATYEDQDQLLQAEQERTEALLAAITSRQAAKAPAVRRVRKQVERVLKDERVASYADPEARWGHQRREKPFFGYKMHLATDETGFVLAATVTAGNASDLEGAPALVEQARVQGLRPRRLVADKAYDATRLREDLVRQGIRPYIPQRTQRQRLPKQGFTYDKRRRQWICPEGHRSIGQSPHQRGGWLVYFSERACRGCPRAGRCLSRSQTRKVLYWHPGTEANRPRGLKRALRVRTVIERTFGEAKQWHGLGRSRYRGRERTAIQVLLTCLVLNAKKMARRLQDARGSGHGKRRAMEWAAA; encoded by the coding sequence ATGTTGGGACGGTTGGATCAGCAGCGGAACTTCTTCGATGAGATCCTCTTCAACCACATGCTGCCGGCGGACCATCCCCTCCTGGACATCGACCGGGCTGTCGATTTCTCGTTCGTGGAGGAAGAGACGGCCGATCTGTACAGCGCCGATCAAGGCCGGCCTTCGTATCCGCCGGAGCAGCTGGTGCGCATCCTCTTCCTGGCGGTGTGGGCCAACCTGTCGGACGTGCAGGTCTGCCAGCAGCTGCGCTACAACGTCCTCTATCGCTACTTCTGCCGCCTTGGCTGGGAGGACGCGATTCCCGACGACACGACGCTGGTGCGGTTTCGGCAGCGGTTGGGGGAGGCGCGGTGGCAGCGGCTGCTGCACCGGCTGGTGGAGCAGGCACGAGCGAAGGGGTGCCTGAAAGGCCGCTGGCTGGTGATGGACTCCAGCCCGGTGGTGGCCCATGCGGCCGCCCGCACACGGGTGCAGCTTTTGCGGGAGGGGCGGCAGCGGCTGCTGCAAGCCGTCCGGCAGGCGGCGCCGCCGGTGGCGAAGGAACTGGAGGCGCTGGCCGAGCCGGTGCCGGACGCGACCTATGAAGATCAGGATCAGCTGCTGCAGGCGGAACAGGAACGGACGGAAGCCTTGCTGGCGGCGATCACGTCGCGGCAAGCCGCGAAGGCACCGGCGGTGCGACGCGTACGGAAGCAAGTGGAGCGGGTGCTGAAGGACGAACGGGTGGCGAGCTACGCGGACCCGGAGGCGCGTTGGGGACACCAGCGCCGGGAGAAGCCTTTTTTCGGCTACAAGATGCATCTGGCGACGGATGAGACCGGCTTTGTGCTGGCGGCGACGGTGACGGCGGGGAACGCGAGCGACCTCGAAGGGGCGCCGGCGCTGGTGGAACAAGCGCGCGTCCAGGGGCTCCGGCCACGGCGGCTGGTGGCGGACAAGGCGTATGACGCCACGAGGTTGAGGGAGGATCTCGTTCGGCAAGGCATCCGTCCGTACATCCCCCAGCGGACGCAAAGGCAAAGGCTGCCCAAGCAAGGGTTCACGTACGACAAGCGCCGCCGGCAGTGGATCTGTCCCGAGGGCCACCGCTCCATCGGCCAGAGCCCGCACCAGCGCGGGGGGTGGCTGGTGTACTTTTCCGAGCGAGCCTGCCGCGGCTGCCCCCGGGCGGGGCGTTGCCTGAGCCGGAGCCAGACGCGGAAGGTGCTGTACTGGCATCCGGGTACGGAAGCGAACCGGCCGCGGGGGCTGAAACGGGCCTTGCGGGTGCGAACGGTCATTGAGCGCACCTTTGGGGAGGCCAAGCAGTGGCACGGCCTCGGGCGAAGCCGTTACCGGGGACGGGAACGGACGGCGATTCAGGTGCTGCTCACCTGCCTGGTGCTCAACGCCAAGAAGATGGCTCGGCGATTGCAAGACGCACGTGGTAGTGGACATGGGAAGAGGCGGGCCATGGAGTGGGCGGCCGCTTGA
- a CDS encoding (Fe-S)-binding protein, translating into MRAALFITCLCDLFFPEVGESTVRLLRRLGVEVTFPAGQTCCGQPAYNTGYTAEARDVARNLIEVFEREAPDVPVVTPSGSCAAMIRHHYPRLFAGDSEWATRAAAFAERVYELSEFIVHVLGRTDLGARYPAVATFHRSCHMARGLGLVEEPLALLRAVEGLELVDLPHPGECCGFGGTFAVKMAELSTAMVDAKVQAIEETRAQLLVGCDVGCLMHIGGRLRRLGRPVRVLHLAQLLDEVTRPARWTA; encoded by the coding sequence GTGCGCGCCGCCCTGTTCATCACCTGCTTGTGCGACCTGTTCTTCCCCGAGGTGGGCGAGAGCACCGTCCGGCTGCTGCGCCGGCTGGGCGTCGAGGTCACCTTCCCCGCCGGGCAGACCTGCTGCGGCCAACCGGCCTACAATACGGGCTACACCGCCGAGGCCCGGGACGTGGCCCGCAACCTGATCGAGGTCTTCGAGCGGGAGGCACCGGACGTGCCGGTGGTCACTCCGTCGGGTTCCTGCGCCGCAATGATCCGCCACCACTACCCGCGCCTGTTTGCCGGCGATTCGGAGTGGGCCACCCGGGCCGCGGCCTTCGCCGAGCGGGTCTATGAGCTGTCGGAGTTCATCGTCCACGTCCTGGGCCGGACGGACCTCGGCGCTCGTTACCCCGCCGTCGCCACCTTCCACCGGTCCTGCCACATGGCCCGCGGGCTGGGCCTCGTGGAGGAACCCCTGGCGCTCCTGCGGGCGGTGGAGGGGCTTGAGCTGGTGGACCTGCCCCACCCCGGCGAGTGCTGCGGCTTCGGCGGCACCTTCGCCGTGAAGATGGCGGAGCTCTCGACGGCCATGGTTGACGCCAAGGTCCAGGCCATCGAGGAGACAAGGGCGCAACTGCTGGTGGGCTGCGACGTGGGGTGCCTCATGCACATCGGCGGGCGGCTGCGGCGCCTCGGCCGGCCGGTGCGGGTGCTGCACCTGGCCCAGCTCCTGGACGAGGTGACGAGGCCGGCCCGGTGGACGGCGTAG